A stretch of the Coregonus clupeaformis isolate EN_2021a unplaced genomic scaffold, ASM2061545v1 scaf0057, whole genome shotgun sequence genome encodes the following:
- the LOC121569047 gene encoding cytochrome c oxidase assembly factor 3 homolog, mitochondrial, which yields MAEKGVQGVGEVASKEQLTAAQKQLLMKRQDLNYWKKNALKIRSRNRITGLAIGAFVIGMFSYTILSVKQERIMEDIDNEAKINYIRGPRTGTNS from the exons ATGGCTGAAAAGGGTGTTCAAGGAGTTGGAGAGGTCGCTTCTAAGGAGCAACTTACAGCCGCACAGAAACAACTTCTCATGAAAAGACAAGATCTCAACTATTGGAAGAAGAACGCGCTAAAAATACGTAGTCGCAACCGCATAACTGGACTAGCTATCGGGGCGTTTGTCATCGGCATGT TCAGCTACACTATCCTCTCAGTGAAGCAGGAGAGGATCATGGAGGACATTGATAACGAGGCGAAGATCAATTACATCAGAGGCCCCAGGACAGGGACCAATTCCTAG